The Acipenser ruthenus chromosome 27, fAciRut3.2 maternal haplotype, whole genome shotgun sequence genome includes a window with the following:
- the LOC131701823 gene encoding cell division control protein 42 homolog isoform X1 — protein sequence MQTIKCVVVGDGAVGKTCLLISYTTNKFPSEYVPTVFDNYAVTVMIGGEPYTLGLFDTAGQEDYDRLRPLSYPQTDVFLVCFSVVSPSSFENVKEKWVPEITHHCPKTPFLLVGTQIDLRDDPSTIEKLAKNKQKPITPETAEKLARDLKAVKYVECSALTQKGLKNVFDEAILAALEPPEPKKKRKCVLL from the exons ATGCAGACGATTAAGTGTGTTGTAGTGGGGGATGGTGCTGTTGGTAAAACATGTCTCTTAATTTCCTATACAACCAACAAATTCCCATCGGAATATGTACCAACG GTCTTTGATAATTATGCTGTAACGGTTATGATTGGTGGTGAACCATACACCCTAGGATTATTTGATACTGCAG gtcaGGAGGATTACGATAGGTTGCGACCTCTGAGTTATCCTCAGACAGATGTGTTTCTAGTCTGTTTCTCTGTCGTTTCACCttcttcttttgaaaatgttaaagAAAAG TGGGTACCAGAGATCACTCACCACTGTCCAAAGACTCCATTCCTCCTGGTTGGGACGCAGATTGACTTGAGAGACGACCCGTCAACAATCGAGAAACTCGCCAAGAACAAACAGAAGCCCATCACCCCCGAGACTGCAGAGAAACTGGCCCGGGACCTGAAGGCAGTCAAATACGTGGAGTGCTCTGCCCTCACGCAG AAAGGACTAAAGAATGTATTTGACGAGGCGATATTGGCAGCCCTGGAACCTCCTGAGCCCAAGAAGAAGCGCAAGTGTGTGCTGCTATGA
- the LOC131701823 gene encoding cell division control protein 42 homolog isoform X2 has product MQTIKCVVVGDGAVGKTCLLISYTTNKFPSEYVPTVFDNYAVTVMIGGEPYTLGLFDTAGQEDYDRLRPLSYPQTDVFLVCFSVVSPSSFENVKEKWVPEITHHCPKTPFLLVGTQIDLRDDPSTIEKLAKNKQKPITPETAEKLARDLKAVKYVECSALTQRGLKNVFDEAILAALEPPETQRKRKCCIF; this is encoded by the exons ATGCAGACGATTAAGTGTGTTGTAGTGGGGGATGGTGCTGTTGGTAAAACATGTCTCTTAATTTCCTATACAACCAACAAATTCCCATCGGAATATGTACCAACG GTCTTTGATAATTATGCTGTAACGGTTATGATTGGTGGTGAACCATACACCCTAGGATTATTTGATACTGCAG gtcaGGAGGATTACGATAGGTTGCGACCTCTGAGTTATCCTCAGACAGATGTGTTTCTAGTCTGTTTCTCTGTCGTTTCACCttcttcttttgaaaatgttaaagAAAAG TGGGTACCAGAGATCACTCACCACTGTCCAAAGACTCCATTCCTCCTGGTTGGGACGCAGATTGACTTGAGAGACGACCCGTCAACAATCGAGAAACTCGCCAAGAACAAACAGAAGCCCATCACCCCCGAGACTGCAGAGAAACTGGCCCGGGACCTGAAGGCAGTCAAATACGTGGAGTGCTCTGCCCTCACGCAG AGAGGTCTGAAGAATGTATTTGACGAGGCTATCCTAGCTGCCCTTGAGCCGCCTGAAACTCAGCGAAAGCGGAAGTGCTGTATATTCTAA